A genome region from Columba livia isolate bColLiv1 breed racing homer chromosome 2, bColLiv1.pat.W.v2, whole genome shotgun sequence includes the following:
- the EOMES gene encoding eomesodermin homolog isoform X2, translated as MQLGEPLLAAGALPGAPFYPLEGGGAGASPGAGAGGGSRGPPRPGSPPRLDLDKTPKKFVPAPTMLGEGEVGEPPFAAPKPDGRKATPCGEEELPPAAATRYSMDSLSTERYYLQSPGPPGAELGGPCALFPYPPAAQHGAVYQPPGGQRYPYGSVLSPGGFAGTVCSPGGRGQFGGGGGYQYGQAAAGGPLYGPYPAASGSCGSLGALGVPAAGPGLRAQVFLCNRPLWLKFHRHQTEMIITKQGRRMFPFLSFNITGLNPTAHYNVFVEVVLADPNHWRFQGGKWVTCGKADNNMQGNKVYVHPESPNTGAHWMRQEISFGKLKLTNNKGANNNNAQMIVLQSLHKYQPRLHIVEVTEDGVEDLNDSSKTQTFIFPETQFIAVTAYQNTDITQLKIDHNPFAKGFRDNYDSSHQIVPGARYSVQPFFQEQFVNNLPPARFYNGERTVPQTNGLLSPQQNEEVASSPQRWFVTPVQQPSANKLDMNSYETEYSPSTLLPYGIKSLPLQTSHALGYYPDPTFPSMAGWGSRGSYQRKMTTGLPWTSRTSPPGFSEDQLSKEKVKEEISSSWIDTPPSIKSLDSNDSGVYTGACKRRRLSPSTSSNENSPTMKCEDINTEDYSKDTSKGMGYYAFYTSS; from the exons ATGCAGCTGGGCGAGCCGCTGCTGGCGGCGGGGGCCTTGCCGGGCGCCCCCTTCTACCCGCTggagggcggcggggccggagcgAGTCCTGGAGCGGGCGCTGGTGGAGGGTCCCGCGGGCCGCCCCGGCCGGGCTCGCCGCCGCGTCTCGACCTGGACAAGACGCCCAAGAAGTTCGTGCCAGCCCCCACCATGCTTGGCGAGGGGGAGGTGGGCGAGCCGCCCTTCGCCGCCCCCAAGCCGGACGGCCGCAAGGCCACCCCCTGCGGGGAGGaggagctgcccccggccgcGGCCACCCGCTACTCCATGGACAGCCTCAGCACCGAGCGCTACTACCTGCAGTCCCCTGGGCCACCCGGGGCCGAGCTAGGGGGGCCCTGCGCCCTCTTTCCATACCCACCGGCGGCGCAGCACGGCGCCGTCTACCAGCCGCCCGGCGGACAGCGCTACCCCTACGGCTCGGTGTTGTCGCCGGGCGGTTTCGCGGGCACCGTCTGCTCGCCCGGTGGTCGGGGGCAGttcggcggcggcggcggatACCAGTACGGGCAGGCGGCGGCCGGCGGACCCCTCTACGGCCCCTACCCGGCGGCGTCGGGCTCCTGCGGCTCGCTAGGGGCACTGGGGGTGCCAGCCGCTggcccggggctgcgggcgcAGGTCTTCCTCTGCAACCGGCCTCTCTGGCTCAAGTTCCATCGGCACCAGACAGAGATGATCATCACCAAACAAGGCCG GAGGATGTTTCCTTTCCTGAGTTTTAACATCACGGGTCTCAACCCCACGGCCCACTACAACGTCTTCGTGGAGGTGGTGCTGGCAGACCCCAACCACTGGCGTTTCCAGGGAGGCAAGTGGGTGACCTGCGGTAAAGCTGACAACAATATGCAAG GCAACAAAGTGTATGTTCACCCCGAGTCGCCCAACACCGGGGCACACTGGATGAGACAGGAGATTTCTTTCGGGAAACTGAAGCTAACGAACAATAAAGGTGCTAACAACAACAACGCACAG ATGATAGTACTGCAATCTCTACATAAGTACCAGCCTCGGCTTCACATTGTGGAAGTGACTGAAGATGGTGTTGAAGATCTGAATGATTCCTCGAAGactcaaacatttattttccctgaaaCGCAGTTCATAGCAGTTACAGCATATCAAAACACTGAT ATTACCCAGCTCAAAATTGACCATAATCCTTTTGCAAAAGGCTTCAGAGACAACTATGACTC ATCCCACCAGATTGTCCCTGGCGCCCGATACAGCGTGCAACCATTCTTCCAAGAACAGTTTGTCAACAACCTGCCCCCAGCCAGGTTTTACAATGGTGAGAGGACCGTCCCTCAGACAAATGGCTTGCTCTCCCCACAGCAGAATGAAGAGGTGGCCAGCTCTCCTCAGCGGTGGTTTGTGACGCCTGTACAGCAGCCCAGTGCCAATAAATTGGACATGAACTCCTATGAGACAGAGTATTCTCCTAGCACCTTGCTCCCTTATGGCATTAAATCCCTCCCCCTTCAGACATCCCATGCTTTGGGGTACTATCCTGATCCAACATTTCCATCCATGGcaggctgggggagcaggggctCTTACCAGCGAAAAATGACAACAGGATTACCCTGGACCTCCAGAACAAGTCCTCCAGGTTTCTCTGAAGACCAGCTTTCCAAGGAGAaggtgaaagaagaaatcagcTCATCCTGGATAGATACTCCACCCTCCATAAAGTCTCTAGATTCAAATGATTCTGGAGTCTACACAGGTGCTTGTAAGAGAAGACGGCTCTCCCCTAGCACTTCCAGCAATGAAAATTCCCCGACCATGAAATGTGAGGACATTAATACTGAGGACTATAGCAAAGACACTTCAAAAGGCATGGGCTACTACGCATTCTATACTAGTTCTTAA
- the EOMES gene encoding eomesodermin homolog isoform X1: MQLGEPLLAAGALPGAPFYPLEGGGAGASPGAGAGGGSRGPPRPGSPPRLDLDKTPKKFVPAPTMLGEGEVGEPPFAAPKPDGRKATPCGEEELPPAAATRYSMDSLSTERYYLQSPGPPGAELGGPCALFPYPPAAQHGAVYQPPGGQRYPYGSVLSPGGFAGTVCSPGGRGQFGGGGGYQYGQAAAGGPLYGPYPAASGSCGSLGALGVPAAGPGLRAQVFLCNRPLWLKFHRHQTEMIITKQGRRMFPFLSFNITGLNPTAHYNVFVEVVLADPNHWRFQGGKWVTCGKADNNMQGNKVYVHPESPNTGAHWMRQEISFGKLKLTNNKGANNNNAQMIVLQSLHKYQPRLHIVEVTEDGVEDLNDSSKTQTFIFPETQFIAVTAYQNTDITQLKIDHNPFAKGFRDNYDSMYTASENDRLTPSPTDSPRSHQIVPGARYSVQPFFQEQFVNNLPPARFYNGERTVPQTNGLLSPQQNEEVASSPQRWFVTPVQQPSANKLDMNSYETEYSPSTLLPYGIKSLPLQTSHALGYYPDPTFPSMAGWGSRGSYQRKMTTGLPWTSRTSPPGFSEDQLSKEKVKEEISSSWIDTPPSIKSLDSNDSGVYTGACKRRRLSPSTSSNENSPTMKCEDINTEDYSKDTSKGMGYYAFYTSS, from the exons ATGCAGCTGGGCGAGCCGCTGCTGGCGGCGGGGGCCTTGCCGGGCGCCCCCTTCTACCCGCTggagggcggcggggccggagcgAGTCCTGGAGCGGGCGCTGGTGGAGGGTCCCGCGGGCCGCCCCGGCCGGGCTCGCCGCCGCGTCTCGACCTGGACAAGACGCCCAAGAAGTTCGTGCCAGCCCCCACCATGCTTGGCGAGGGGGAGGTGGGCGAGCCGCCCTTCGCCGCCCCCAAGCCGGACGGCCGCAAGGCCACCCCCTGCGGGGAGGaggagctgcccccggccgcGGCCACCCGCTACTCCATGGACAGCCTCAGCACCGAGCGCTACTACCTGCAGTCCCCTGGGCCACCCGGGGCCGAGCTAGGGGGGCCCTGCGCCCTCTTTCCATACCCACCGGCGGCGCAGCACGGCGCCGTCTACCAGCCGCCCGGCGGACAGCGCTACCCCTACGGCTCGGTGTTGTCGCCGGGCGGTTTCGCGGGCACCGTCTGCTCGCCCGGTGGTCGGGGGCAGttcggcggcggcggcggatACCAGTACGGGCAGGCGGCGGCCGGCGGACCCCTCTACGGCCCCTACCCGGCGGCGTCGGGCTCCTGCGGCTCGCTAGGGGCACTGGGGGTGCCAGCCGCTggcccggggctgcgggcgcAGGTCTTCCTCTGCAACCGGCCTCTCTGGCTCAAGTTCCATCGGCACCAGACAGAGATGATCATCACCAAACAAGGCCG GAGGATGTTTCCTTTCCTGAGTTTTAACATCACGGGTCTCAACCCCACGGCCCACTACAACGTCTTCGTGGAGGTGGTGCTGGCAGACCCCAACCACTGGCGTTTCCAGGGAGGCAAGTGGGTGACCTGCGGTAAAGCTGACAACAATATGCAAG GCAACAAAGTGTATGTTCACCCCGAGTCGCCCAACACCGGGGCACACTGGATGAGACAGGAGATTTCTTTCGGGAAACTGAAGCTAACGAACAATAAAGGTGCTAACAACAACAACGCACAG ATGATAGTACTGCAATCTCTACATAAGTACCAGCCTCGGCTTCACATTGTGGAAGTGACTGAAGATGGTGTTGAAGATCTGAATGATTCCTCGAAGactcaaacatttattttccctgaaaCGCAGTTCATAGCAGTTACAGCATATCAAAACACTGAT ATTACCCAGCTCAAAATTGACCATAATCCTTTTGCAAAAGGCTTCAGAGACAACTATGACTC CATGTACACAGCTTCAGAAAATGACAGATTAACTCCATCTCCCACGGATTCTCCTAGATCCCACCAGATTGTCCCTGGCGCCCGATACAGCGTGCAACCATTCTTCCAAGAACAGTTTGTCAACAACCTGCCCCCAGCCAGGTTTTACAATGGTGAGAGGACCGTCCCTCAGACAAATGGCTTGCTCTCCCCACAGCAGAATGAAGAGGTGGCCAGCTCTCCTCAGCGGTGGTTTGTGACGCCTGTACAGCAGCCCAGTGCCAATAAATTGGACATGAACTCCTATGAGACAGAGTATTCTCCTAGCACCTTGCTCCCTTATGGCATTAAATCCCTCCCCCTTCAGACATCCCATGCTTTGGGGTACTATCCTGATCCAACATTTCCATCCATGGcaggctgggggagcaggggctCTTACCAGCGAAAAATGACAACAGGATTACCCTGGACCTCCAGAACAAGTCCTCCAGGTTTCTCTGAAGACCAGCTTTCCAAGGAGAaggtgaaagaagaaatcagcTCATCCTGGATAGATACTCCACCCTCCATAAAGTCTCTAGATTCAAATGATTCTGGAGTCTACACAGGTGCTTGTAAGAGAAGACGGCTCTCCCCTAGCACTTCCAGCAATGAAAATTCCCCGACCATGAAATGTGAGGACATTAATACTGAGGACTATAGCAAAGACACTTCAAAAGGCATGGGCTACTACGCATTCTATACTAGTTCTTAA